The following is a genomic window from bacterium.
AGATCGCCAAGCAGCTCGGAAAGCTGTACGACGTGCAGGAGATCACACAGCTCAACTACAACACCTCGATCACGCGGGAGCTTGTGCTGGCGACCATCTATGCCGGTTCCGAAAAGCGAAACGAGGTGATACAGCTCGCGAACGCCTTCGGCGCAAACGTCATCGGCATGTCGGACGAAACGATCACGCTGGAGATCAGCGGCAATGATCACAAGGTGTATACCGTTATAAAGGCGCTGGAGCGATACGGGATCTCCCGAATGGCGCGAACGGGCATGATCGCCCTTCCCTACGAGAAAATGCCCTCAGACTGGGAGCCGCTGAACTGATGAACGAACACGCCGAAAACGGAAAAGAAAAGACGCACTCTTTTGCCGTCCTCGTCGAGAACAAGTTCGGGGTCTTGGCAAAAGTGGCGAGCCTGTTCAGCGCTCGCGGCTACAACATCGACAGTCTTTGCGTGGGCACCACCCAGGATCCGTCCATCTCGCGGATCACGCTGGTTACCCGCGGAGACGACCGGATACTCGAGCAGATCCGCAAACAGCTCGACAAGCTCATCGACACGATCAAGGTGCTCGACCTCTCCGAGGACGACAGCGTTCAACGCGAGATGATGCTGATCAAGGTGAATGCGGCCCAGTCGAAGCGCACCGACATCCTTCAACTCGTTGAGATTTTCCGGGCGCGCATCGTGGATGTCACGATGGACACTTTCGTGATCGAAGCCACGGGAGACTCCGGCAAGCTCGCCGCCTTTCTCGATTTGCTGCGGCCGTTCGGGATCAAGGAAATATCCCGATCGGGCCAGGTCGCCATGTCCCGCGGCCCGAAGACGCTGAAGAGCAGCAAGGGATGACCCCGAATGACGGAAGAGAATAGGCGCCGCCTGCCCATCGCTCGCGAAGGATGGCGCTATGTTGCCGGTCTTCTGATCGCGGCTTTTCTCGCGGGTTTCCTCTGGAGCGGCATCGCGGCGGGGACGCTGGTTGTTCTCGCGTGCGCCGTGGCGGCGTTTTTCCGCAATCCCGAGCGGACCCCGCCGGCTGACCCTACGGCGGTGGTGGCCCCGGCCGATGGCCGGGTGGTGGCCGTGGCGCCGGGGGCGTGCGGCGGAGAGGTCATCCGCATCTTCCTCTCCCCCCTGGATGTCCACATCAACCGCTCGCCCGTGGCGGGCGAAATACGGGGCATCCAGTACCAAAAAGGCCGATTTGTCGCTGCTTTCAGGGAAGACGCCTCTGAAGTGAACGAGCGGAATTCTCTGGACATTCAGACCGACGCGGGCGAGAATT
Proteins encoded in this region:
- a CDS encoding phosphatidylserine decarboxylase; translated protein: MTEENRRRLPIAREGWRYVAGLLIAAFLAGFLWSGIAAGTLVVLACAVAAFFRNPERTPPADPTAVVAPADGRVVAVAPGACGGEVIRIFLSPLDVHINRSPVAGEIRGIQYQKGRFVAAFREDASEVNERNSLDIQTDAGENFRVVQIAGVLARRIVCWSRVGDRLPMGERFGLIQFGSRTDLHLPEGFTACCRVGDRVRGGETIIARKNQG
- the ilvN gene encoding acetolactate synthase small subunit yields the protein MRQIFSVLVNNHAGVLSHVAGLFTRRGYNIESVAAGPTENPETTRITIVAFGENAELEQIAKQLGKLYDVQEITQLNYNTSITRELVLATIYAGSEKRNEVIQLANAFGANVIGMSDETITLEISGNDHKVYTVIKALERYGISRMARTGMIALPYEKMPSDWEPLN
- the ilvN gene encoding acetolactate synthase small subunit encodes the protein MNEHAENGKEKTHSFAVLVENKFGVLAKVASLFSARGYNIDSLCVGTTQDPSISRITLVTRGDDRILEQIRKQLDKLIDTIKVLDLSEDDSVQREMMLIKVNAAQSKRTDILQLVEIFRARIVDVTMDTFVIEATGDSGKLAAFLDLLRPFGIKEISRSGQVAMSRGPKTLKSSKG